A genomic region of Dickeya solani IPO 2222 contains the following coding sequences:
- the flhA gene encoding formate hydrogenlyase transcriptional activator FlhA, producing the protein MATRLTDTPSRLSILWQDALLKISQSLLQQRTIPDLLRALDGVSFSVVRFGRVNLILLDPLHNQMNFYRHDRESGQTQCSEEAILLANGPGGVVWSTQTPLHCDRPHFQRDFPHLTDQPAYAGLSDYCQLPLRGTHRGLGGVEFLKTDGSRFTDNELDFFQALAGVVALVVETIREREQVLQEEERLRHERDHLRILVDVTNTVISKLELKALALEVSREIHRFFGIDFIALVLKEGEGEAQRLKYLATVYPPAGAPKTAQGEVDRAQTLADGVMAQHQPQLVRVTERPQTGEPRPLSQWFDNALSHVCLLPLAFGNRTLGVLELAHRSALAVSEADLRLLRQIAARIAIALDNALAYEQITRLKDSLIHENFYLTEQLTEHIHQRSGDEFGEIIGRSAAIRQVLEQVEMVAASDSTVLILGETGTGKELIARAIHSLSQRKAQHMVKMNCAAIPSGLLESDLFGHEKGAFTGATSQRQGRFELADSSTLFLDEVGDIPLELQPKLLRVLQEREIERLGGSKVIPVDVRLIAATNRDLKQMVADREYRSDLYYRLNVFPIVIPPLRERPEDIPLLVKFFTRKIARRMNRTIDSIPSDMLRQLSRLPWPGNVRELENVVERAVILTRGTTLNLQMDELQHHLSPLEVPKPAHRDLTPPPVAAEPSSGQLDAEEESERERIIRVLRETNGIVAGPKGAAARLGLKRTTLLSRMQRMGISAREIEGIS; encoded by the coding sequence ATGGCGACACGACTGACAGACACTCCGTCCCGACTGTCTATTCTGTGGCAGGATGCCTTGCTGAAAATTTCTCAGTCACTGTTGCAACAACGCACCATTCCTGACCTGTTGCGGGCGCTGGATGGCGTGTCGTTTTCGGTGGTGCGCTTTGGCCGGGTCAACCTGATCCTGCTTGATCCGCTGCATAACCAGATGAATTTCTATCGCCACGACCGCGAATCCGGGCAGACCCAGTGCAGCGAAGAGGCGATTCTGCTGGCTAACGGGCCTGGCGGGGTGGTGTGGAGCACGCAGACCCCGCTGCATTGCGATCGTCCACACTTTCAGCGTGATTTCCCCCACCTGACTGACCAGCCGGCCTACGCCGGCCTGAGTGATTATTGTCAGTTGCCGCTGCGTGGCACGCACCGCGGGTTGGGCGGGGTGGAGTTCCTCAAGACCGACGGTAGCCGTTTCACCGATAACGAACTCGATTTTTTCCAGGCGCTGGCCGGGGTGGTAGCGCTGGTGGTGGAAACCATTCGCGAGCGCGAACAGGTGCTGCAGGAAGAGGAGCGGTTGCGCCATGAGCGCGACCATCTGCGCATTCTGGTGGATGTCACTAACACCGTGATTTCCAAACTGGAACTGAAGGCGCTGGCGCTGGAAGTGTCGCGCGAAATCCACCGCTTTTTCGGCATCGATTTTATCGCGCTGGTATTAAAAGAAGGCGAGGGCGAAGCGCAAAGGCTCAAGTATCTCGCCACCGTTTACCCGCCGGCCGGCGCGCCGAAAACGGCGCAAGGCGAGGTGGATCGGGCGCAAACGCTGGCAGACGGCGTGATGGCGCAGCATCAGCCGCAGTTGGTACGGGTGACGGAACGCCCCCAAACCGGCGAACCGCGCCCGCTCAGCCAGTGGTTCGACAATGCGTTGTCTCACGTCTGCCTGCTGCCGCTGGCGTTTGGCAACCGGACGCTGGGCGTGTTGGAGCTGGCGCACCGCTCAGCGCTGGCGGTCAGCGAGGCGGATCTCCGGCTGCTGCGGCAGATTGCCGCGCGTATCGCCATTGCGCTGGATAACGCGCTGGCCTATGAGCAGATCACCCGGCTGAAGGATTCGCTGATCCATGAAAACTTCTACCTTACCGAACAGCTTACCGAGCATATCCATCAGCGCAGCGGCGATGAGTTTGGCGAAATCATCGGCCGCAGTGCGGCGATCCGCCAGGTGCTGGAACAGGTAGAGATGGTGGCGGCCAGCGACAGCACCGTGCTGATTCTGGGGGAAACCGGCACCGGCAAGGAACTGATTGCCCGCGCTATCCATAGCCTGAGCCAGCGTAAAGCCCAGCATATGGTGAAAATGAATTGCGCCGCCATTCCGTCCGGCCTGCTGGAAAGCGACCTGTTCGGCCATGAAAAGGGCGCGTTTACCGGCGCCACCAGCCAGCGTCAGGGGCGGTTTGAACTGGCGGATAGCAGTACGTTGTTTCTGGATGAGGTGGGCGATATCCCGCTGGAATTGCAGCCCAAACTGCTGCGGGTGCTGCAGGAGCGGGAGATCGAGCGGCTGGGCGGCAGCAAGGTGATTCCGGTGGATGTGCGGTTGATCGCCGCCACCAACCGCGACCTGAAGCAGATGGTGGCGGACCGCGAGTACCGCAGTGACCTTTATTACCGGCTCAATGTCTTTCCCATCGTCATTCCGCCGTTGCGCGAGCGGCCGGAAGATATTCCACTGCTGGTGAAGTTTTTCACCCGCAAGATTGCCCGTCGTATGAACCGTACCATCGACAGCATTCCGTCCGACATGTTGCGTCAGCTGAGCCGTTTGCCGTGGCCCGGCAACGTGAGGGAGTTGGAAAACGTGGTAGAGCGCGCGGTGATCCTGACGCGCGGCACCACGCTCAATCTGCAAATGGATGAATTGCAGCATCACCTGTCGCCGCTGGAGGTGCCCAAACCTGCGCACCGCGACCTTACGCCGCCGCCGGTGGCGGCCGAGCCGTCATCCGGGCAACTGGATGCTGAAGAGGAATCGGAGCGCGAGCGTATTATCCGGGTACTGAGGGAAACCAACGGTATCGTCGCCGGCCCGAAAGGCGCCGCCGCCCGGCTCGGGCTTAAACGCACCACGCTGTTGTCGCGCATGCAACGCATGGGGATTTCCGCCCGGGAAATCGAGGGAATTTCCTGA
- the fdhF gene encoding formate dehydrogenase subunit alpha, with the protein MQKVITVCPYCGSGCKINLLVENGKVVGAEGANGLTNEGELCLKGYYGWDFLNDTKLLTPRLKQPMIRRQKGAPFEVVSWDEAIDFASSRLKAIKEKYGPDAIMHTGSSRGPGNETNYVMQKFARAVTGTNNIDCCARVCHGPSVSGLQVTLGNGAMSNSICEIEHTDCILVFGYNAADSHPIVARRIIKAKERGAKIIVCDPRHIETARIADLWLPLKNGSNMALVNAFANVLINEGLYNANFVAQHTEGFEEYRNLVAKYTPEYVADITGLDPQLIRDAIRLYAAAPSATILWGMGVTQWTQGVDVVKGLSGLALLTGNLGRPNVGVGPVRGQNNVQGACDMGALPNQFPGYQQVTDADVREKFAKAWGVPSLSDRIGYSLTDVPHMIKEGKIKANYLMGEDPLQTEPDLSVVRETFNQLELLIVQDIFMTKTAAVADVIFPATSWGEHEGVYSAADRGFQRFYKAVEPQGNVKPDWEIISLMATALGYPMHYNNTHEIWDELRNLCPLYYGATYEKMGGLGYVPWPCLTEDSPGTPWLYAGNQFDRPNGKGLLFATEWHPPMEQTDANYPLVLSTVREVGHYSCRSMTGNCTALQTLADEPGYVQMNPEDAAHLGIRDQQLTWVASRRGKVISRAMVSERINKGAVYMTYQWWIGACNELTLDEVDPIAKTPEYKHCAVKLEPIADQNWAENYVVQEYSALKARLRKEAEVAG; encoded by the coding sequence ATGCAGAAAGTAATTACCGTCTGCCCTTACTGTGGGTCAGGCTGCAAAATTAACCTGTTGGTGGAAAACGGCAAAGTGGTCGGCGCGGAAGGCGCCAACGGCCTGACCAACGAAGGCGAGCTGTGCCTGAAAGGCTATTACGGCTGGGATTTTCTCAACGACACCAAGCTGTTAACCCCGCGGCTGAAGCAACCGATGATCCGCCGCCAGAAAGGCGCGCCGTTTGAGGTGGTGTCCTGGGACGAAGCCATCGACTTCGCCAGTTCCCGCCTGAAAGCCATCAAGGAGAAATACGGTCCGGACGCCATCATGCACACCGGTTCGTCCCGCGGGCCGGGCAACGAAACCAACTATGTGATGCAGAAATTCGCCCGCGCGGTCACCGGCACCAACAACATCGACTGCTGCGCCCGCGTCTGCCACGGCCCTTCGGTCTCCGGCCTGCAGGTGACGCTGGGCAACGGCGCGATGAGTAACTCGATTTGCGAAATCGAACACACCGACTGCATTCTGGTGTTCGGTTACAACGCTGCCGATTCTCACCCGATTGTGGCGCGTCGCATCATCAAGGCTAAAGAACGCGGTGCCAAAATCATCGTCTGCGACCCGCGTCATATCGAAACCGCCCGCATCGCCGACCTGTGGCTGCCGCTGAAGAACGGCTCCAATATGGCGCTGGTCAACGCCTTCGCCAACGTGCTGATCAATGAAGGGCTGTATAACGCCAATTTCGTGGCGCAGCATACCGAAGGGTTCGAGGAATACCGCAATCTGGTGGCGAAATACACGCCGGAATACGTGGCGGACATCACCGGTCTCGACCCGCAGTTGATCCGCGACGCCATCCGCCTGTACGCCGCCGCGCCGTCCGCCACCATTCTGTGGGGCATGGGTGTCACCCAGTGGACGCAGGGCGTGGACGTGGTGAAAGGTCTGTCCGGCCTGGCGTTGCTCACCGGTAATCTCGGCCGCCCGAATGTCGGCGTCGGCCCGGTGCGTGGTCAGAACAACGTACAGGGTGCCTGCGATATGGGGGCGCTGCCGAACCAATTCCCCGGCTACCAACAAGTCACCGACGCGGACGTGCGCGAAAAATTCGCCAAGGCCTGGGGCGTGCCGTCGCTGTCCGACCGCATCGGCTACTCGCTGACCGACGTGCCGCACATGATCAAGGAAGGCAAGATCAAGGCCAACTACCTGATGGGCGAAGACCCGCTGCAGACCGAGCCGGACCTGTCGGTGGTGCGCGAAACCTTCAACCAGTTGGAATTGTTGATCGTTCAGGACATCTTCATGACCAAGACCGCCGCCGTGGCGGACGTGATCTTCCCCGCTACCTCCTGGGGCGAGCATGAAGGGGTGTATTCGGCCGCCGACCGTGGCTTCCAGCGTTTCTACAAAGCGGTAGAACCGCAGGGCAATGTGAAACCGGATTGGGAAATCATCAGCCTGATGGCGACCGCGCTGGGCTACCCAATGCACTACAACAACACGCATGAAATCTGGGATGAGCTGCGCAATCTGTGCCCGCTCTATTACGGCGCTACCTATGAGAAAATGGGCGGACTAGGCTATGTACCGTGGCCGTGCCTGACCGAAGACAGCCCAGGCACGCCGTGGCTGTACGCCGGTAACCAGTTCGACCGCCCGAACGGCAAAGGGTTGCTGTTTGCGACCGAATGGCACCCGCCGATGGAGCAGACCGACGCCAACTACCCGCTGGTACTCTCCACGGTGCGCGAAGTCGGTCACTACTCCTGCCGTTCCATGACCGGCAACTGCACCGCGCTGCAAACATTGGCGGACGAACCGGGCTACGTGCAGATGAACCCGGAAGACGCCGCTCATCTCGGCATTCGCGATCAGCAACTGACGTGGGTAGCGTCACGCCGCGGCAAGGTAATCAGCCGGGCGATGGTCAGCGAGCGCATCAACAAAGGCGCGGTTTACATGACCTATCAGTGGTGGATTGGTGCCTGTAACGAGCTGACGCTGGACGAAGTGGACCCGATCGCCAAAACACCGGAATACAAGCATTGCGCGGTGAAACTGGAACCGATCGCCGACCAAAACTGGGCGGAGAACTACGTCGTACAGGAGTACAGCGCACTGAAGGCCCGTCTGCGTAAAGAAGCGGAAGTGGCCGGTTAA
- a CDS encoding 4Fe-4S dicluster domain-containing protein, producing the protein MNRFVLADPRKCIGCRTCEVACVLAHSDGNPSSLSPEHFTPRLKVVKGLNVSTTIQCRHCEDAPCANVCPNGAIVHAGDHIRVQQEKCIGCKTCVVACPYGAMTVISKPVARISHYQTLGNCIKAEAHKCDLCEGRANGPACVEVCPTNALRLISREDIQEMIQRKQRRAALDEAAEMKF; encoded by the coding sequence ATGAACCGGTTCGTTTTAGCAGACCCCAGGAAATGTATTGGCTGCCGTACCTGCGAAGTCGCCTGCGTGCTGGCGCACAGCGACGGCAACCCGTCGTCGCTGTCGCCAGAACATTTCACACCGCGCCTGAAAGTGGTGAAGGGGCTGAATGTCAGCACCACGATCCAATGTCGCCACTGTGAAGATGCGCCCTGCGCCAATGTTTGCCCTAACGGGGCGATCGTACATGCCGGCGATCATATCCGGGTGCAGCAGGAAAAATGCATTGGTTGCAAAACCTGCGTGGTGGCCTGCCCGTACGGCGCCATGACGGTGATCAGTAAACCGGTGGCGCGTATCAGCCATTATCAAACGCTGGGTAACTGCATCAAGGCGGAAGCGCACAAGTGCGACCTGTGCGAAGGACGCGCCAACGGTCCGGCCTGCGTTGAGGTCTGCCCGACCAACGCCCTGCGCCTGATCAGCCGGGAGGACATTCAGGAAATGATCCAACGTAAACAGCGGCGCGCAGCACTCGATGAAGCCGCGGAAATGAAATTCTGA
- a CDS encoding DUF4160 domain-containing protein, translating into MPEVDRLAGLIFHLYFYDDERHYLPHVHVCYGNHELIISIRTGTEIEGYLPNNKRKMALAHIRAHREQLLSMWERAVVGRNPGKL; encoded by the coding sequence ATGCCTGAGGTTGATAGACTGGCAGGGCTAATTTTCCATTTGTACTTTTATGATGATGAGCGGCACTACTTGCCGCATGTACATGTCTGCTACGGCAACCATGAGCTGATCATCAGTATTCGTACTGGAACCGAGATCGAAGGATATCTGCCGAATAACAAGCGCAAGATGGCGCTTGCGCATATCAGGGCCCATCGGGAACAACTGCTGAGTATGTGGGAACGGGCGGTAGTGGGGAGAAATCCAGGAAAATTGTGA
- a CDS encoding DNA-binding protein, producing MHKIVEVDVIGDFSLRLTYDDGLVCDINLYQYASSPVFSDVSLFIKFGLLPDGALEWLPDIKISASELRKKGEYVSHTLAVRERHFADVISRAFYDAVIENRPEILQAALKIAVEKHGNSTVAKEAGAKSRTSLYKSLNKNTHVSLATVVSLAHTVLQLEELQLEDLQLEE from the coding sequence ATGCATAAAATCGTGGAAGTTGACGTTATTGGTGATTTTTCGTTGCGCCTGACCTATGACGATGGTCTGGTTTGCGACATTAATCTTTATCAATATGCGTCCAGCCCAGTATTTTCGGACGTCAGCCTATTTATCAAGTTTGGGTTGTTGCCGGATGGCGCGTTGGAATGGCTGCCGGATATTAAGATTTCCGCGTCAGAATTGCGGAAAAAAGGGGAGTATGTCAGCCACACGCTGGCGGTGCGAGAAAGGCACTTCGCCGATGTCATCTCGCGCGCCTTCTATGATGCCGTGATTGAAAACCGGCCGGAAATTCTGCAAGCAGCGTTGAAAATCGCGGTGGAAAAACATGGCAACAGCACCGTAGCCAAAGAGGCGGGGGCGAAAAGTCGCACCAGCTTGTATAAGTCGCTGAATAAAAATACCCATGTCAGCCTGGCGACGGTGGTCAGCCTGGCGCATACCGTGCTGCAGTTGGAAGAGTTGCAATTGGAAGATCTGCAATTGGAAGAATAA